TGTTTCTGAAGGGGGCTGGGATGTGTAGGGCCCTTCATCATGTATGAAGtcagtgttttttaaatgtctctttGATTTAACGTCAGTGTTGATGTGAAGGGGCAGTGGGGGCAGGAGACCAGCTGGGGACTATACAGCCCCCAGGGGAGGTACAACGGGGAAGGCAAGGTAGCTCCTTCGGGCAACAGGCTGTTTTGGCTCTCCTGAACTCCAAGTGGAAGGGGCTGAGACATCCATCCTGTTCTGGAAACACCTGTTTTCAACCTGCAGGTGAAACAGGTGGTGAAGATCCTGGTGGGAGCGGGGAGGGAGCTGATTTCAATGGTGCTGAAAGACAAGAATAGCTGGGAGGGTGGTAGAGTCTCCTTGCCCAGCCTGCTGTGGCTAACAGTTAACAAACTGGTGCTCTAGCAGAATGTTCCTGAGACTGTTAAAGAAATCATAACCAGCCCTGGAAGGGGTCAACGTaaatgagaagctgaaaaactaatCATTAGGTGCTTTATTGGGTACTAGCCAAACTCTGTGAGTGAAACAGCTCTGTGCAATCAATGCATTTGCCTTTTTGTGTGCACACCCTAGGACAGCATGGTGCTGCTCCCCCCCATTAGTCTTTAGCAGGGCCTCCCCCCAAAATCCagtctctgcagagcagggctggggttgttgcctctatttttttttttctactaaagACAGCAAAGGAAGCAATGAGGAGTCTGCTaacttctttcccttcccactgaAAATACAGACAGACTCTGTGGATTTGGATGGAACAGGGAGAGCTTCTGAAGGGTTGTGGGGGGGGAACAGGGTTGGAAGAGAGGTCCAATTTCTAATCATCATGTAGAGTGACAAGATAAAACCTTATTTGGTGCAATAAACATTCTCCATGAAGGCGTATGTGAGCTTTATTATATAGCAGCCTTGCAAAGCTGATTTTCTGCCTCACCTCTAATACAGTcttcagccctgctgcccctccagcAAGAGGTCTGTGTCATTGTTTACAATCCATTGTTTACTATCCAGTTTACATCTATGCAGTACTCATATGTAAACTGAGGCCAGGTGTGAAATGCAGGTGTCATCTTAGGAGACAAGAAAGCCCCCGTCGATCATCAGTGAGCTGCCAGTTGTCATAGCACTCTTGTCACTCAGCAGGAAGAGAATGCTGTTCACCACATCATCCACCTCTGCAATCAAACACAGAGAACATCTGATGGCCACCTCAAATTGTACCAGAAAAACAAGCACCTAAAAAGGTCTGCCTTTGACCTCTACAGGTAATTAGAGCAGGAAAGTGTTTCTGCCTTCAAACTGTGCTTGATGAAGTGTCCAGGACAGTGTGGCTGAAAGCTGGACATCAAAGTGTCCTTGTGATCAAATGATGCTTAGGTCACAGCAAACACCCAGTCAGGTTTATGAGCAATAGGCTAAGTTCATTTCACTTGTCCCAAGATGAGGAGGCTGTAGAAGCAAGAAGGAGGGTTGATTCTCACCCTGTCCTGATCAAATACTTCAGGAGTTCAGCCAAAATGcactcagcagagctgtcacttGGCCCAAAAATCAGCAAAGTACTTCTGGCTCTGATGTCAGTGAGAAGGAAGGCTTGGAGAAAACACAagagcacagcctgggagcagACCTACATCACTGACCTGCGAACTTTCCCAGGGGAATCCGATTAATCATGGCAGCAGATTTCTGAGGATCACTCCAGTTAATTCTCCCCATGTCAGTCATAACCACAGTGGGGTTCACAGTGTTCACCCTAATCTGGGACCAGGAGGAACAAACAAGCTAACCCAACTGCTGTGGTTGTGCTCAGGTTCAGCTTTCACACTTTTTTCTCACAGACTCCTACCTTGTGGGGTCCCAGTTCCATTGCCATTACTTTGCTCAGCATATCCAAAGCACTTTTTGTGGAACCTTTaagagaagggaagaacagGAGGTATTTAACTACATAGCACCTGGTCTGGAACACGCGGGTATTCCACTACCCAGAACTGGCAGCGGGCAGCTTGGTGACTATGGGTCTTCAGCTGATCAAAACTGAGAGGGGCACTGCTAAAGCTGCACACACTTACAGTAAACAGCATGATCCCTCAGTGCACGCTTTGATGCCTGGCTGGAGACATTCACAATAGCCCCTGCCACCTGCTGTGCAATCATCTGTCGAGCAACTATCTGGGAGGGggtaggagagaaaaaaaaagaggaatgtcAGAATCctaaaaagagaaatcattaCTTCACTCCACAGGACTCTCACTGGGCTAGTATGGTAGACCAAAGAACAAAAACGTCTGGAGGAAGCAAGTCCTCACTGCCTCCTGCTTACAAGAGAGTCAAAGCAAGAGCCCGTGAAGGGGCTGTACATGTAGGCTGTCGGGTTGACTTTGGACTGCAGTCCTTTCAGCCCCGACAGTGGACACATATCCCTGCTATGTACAACAATTTAGTCACTGCTTTTCatggaggcagctgcagcaacTGTTCTTCCTCACCTGGGAGACATGAAGCACAGCCCCAAAATTCACATCAAGAGACctacaaataaatcaaatttaagTTACAGAGTGGTTGTAGCCCAGCCCAGAGAACTGTTTGGGAGGCAGCAAAGGACTAGTGCTGCTGGTCTCTTGGAAACACTGGTGATAGTCTAGGACATGGACAGAAATGCAAAGTGTAGGAGGAGCCAGAATGGTCAGGTGTGAATGCAATGCACTTTCCATTGGCTGCAAGCTTGTCAGCGTGTGGGGAGGTGCAGGCATCAGGCACATTTCGAACAGGACTCTGCTCTTACACAGCCTAATGGAATTCCTGTGTCAAAGTTTAAACAGAGCCCTGGGTGTGAGCCAGGGCAGATGAATCTTAGGTCAAGCAAACCCTTCACATAGATTTATGCAGCAAAGCCGCTGTAATAGAGgcagcatttcttctgtttgctaCATTGTGCTTCCTTAGTCAGGCTTCCGCCTGCCACTTCTGCTGATTGATCTTAGTAGAATCTATACATTTTATGTTCTAGTCACAAACCTTTATTATAGATTCTCAACAGCCATTTTCAACATAGGGACACAGCACGACCCAGTTTCTCAGAAGGACGTGGACTCAACATAGCCTGTATCCTAAAGCATACTCACAACAAAACTACagagcttttcagagaaaaaagatgTCATGTTATTGTAGTTAGCAAATTTAATTTCCCACCGTGACTGGTTTTTGCTTCCTTACCTGGCTTTGTTGTCCCTATTTCTGAATTGTCTTAGCAACAACTACCTTTCAATTTAACCAAGCTGGAACTAGACTGGAAGCTCTGAGCTTGATGAGCAGCAAAGGCACTCTCCTCCCGTGCCAGTGGGATGGTGGGTGCAGCCCACCATTCTGGAGGTGACACTGTAGGTTCTGGCTACTTACAAATGGATGTAAGAGCCAGTGCTTggtttccttttgctgtttaaGGAGTGAAAGGTGATgttataaaaaatgaaaagacagtAAAGAAAAAGGACATACGCAGTAACAAATCGACCAACACGGGGCACTGCTAAAAGTGTGCATGTCAGCCTGTCTGGTGTCTGTGCATCAGCTGCTGTCTTTGTTCTTTCCAGCTACTTCCCCTCTAATAACACCCTTTTCTGGAAAGCTCTGCCGCCGTTTTTGACGTTCACAGCTTTGGGACGCCGTGGCGGGCATACTCGGCCCCAGAGCTTCCCGTGGAGCTGCGGTCACGTGCGGGAGCCGCCTGGGAGGCCGGGGCCGAACACTCACCGCTGCAGGGCCGACCGCGTCACCTCCAGGAACGGCTGCAGCTCCGCCACCGCCGCGTTGTTAACCAGCAGCTCGAACGGCCCCGCCGCGCCCACCGCCGCCTCCACAGCCTCCCAGTCAGCCAAGTCCAGGCAAAGGGTCTCGATGCCCGGGCACTGCGGCGAGGGCGGCCGCCGTGGGCGGGAAGCCGCGAGGGAGCCCGGGGGCCCGGTGCGGGGTTATtggggcgggggaggggggcaggaggagggggtCCGGTACCTCCCGCGTGAGGCTCTCCAAGTCCGCCGCCGTTCGGCTCAGCGCGGTCACGCGGGCCCCGGCCCTGCTCAGCGCCACGGCCACGGCGCGACCGATCCCTGGGGGGAGACGGCGTCAGACTCGCCCCGGCCCGAcccccgcccccggccctcCGCCCGCGGTAACCTTTGCCGGCCCCAGTCACCAGGGCCCTCCGACCGCGGAAGCTGAGATACGACTCCATGGCTCGGCTGGACTGTGGCCGGGGCGGAGTCCGGGGGCGGGGCGACCCGACAGGGCGGGAGAGCAGCGCGATCTTTCCTCGCCTCCGGGGCCGGACGCTGCCCGTCGTCCAGGGAACGCAGCACGAAGCCGTCTCCAGGCGCATCCAGCAAGACGCACACAGAGGTGAAGTTTCTTGGCTCTCACTCTTGACAGGACTAGCTTTGAGCGACCACAGAAACCCAGGCTGATGAAAAAGACCTGCCAGCTCTCCCCCCTCGAAGTTGCTGATGAAGATGACAGCTAAAATCCTCATTATCTCAATTCTTTGAGTATACTTTGTTAATCAGCATCTGCAAGGATTCTTCTCATTCTTATCTGTTCTCCCCATCCCAGTCATCGAGCTTACTTGCTTTTTGGCCCTTGGCGTCACATGAgcctgacaggagggtgtagTTTTCTGGATTAGTGGGTTTATGGTCCATTTTTGAAACAGAGCACATGtgaagaaatatgaaagaacaCAGCCTttcacatatttaaatattattttatagaaTCACTTTGTGTATGAAAAAGTAGTTTGATGAAAAAGCTGCATCCTGATAGATCCACACAGCTTACTGTAATCTCAAGAAACCTTGGAACGGGCCTGAACACACTGAACAGTTTCCTATTGCCCTGCAAGAGAACACGGTCCTTTTTAAGTTCCATACACACCGTCCCAGCTTTGAGGGCACTGC
The genomic region above belongs to Corvus cornix cornix isolate S_Up_H32 chromosome 18, ASM73873v5, whole genome shotgun sequence and contains:
- the DCXR gene encoding L-xylulose reductase isoform X1, with product MRILAVIFISNFEGGELAGLFHQPGFLWSLKASPVKSESQETSPLCASCWMRLETASCCVPWTTGSVRPRRRGKIALLSRPVGSPRPRTPPRPQSSRAMESYLSFRGRRALVTGAGKGIGRAVAVALSRAGARVTALSRTAADLESLTRECPGIETLCLDLADWEAVEAAVGAAGPFELLVNNAAVAELQPFLEVTRSALQRSLDVNFGAVLHVSQIVARQMIAQQVAGAIVNVSSQASKRALRDHAVYCSTKSALDMLSKVMAMELGPHKIRVNTVNPTVVMTDMGRINWSDPQKSAAMINRIPLGKFAEVDDVVNSILFLLSDKSAMTTGSSLMIDGGFLVS
- the DCXR gene encoding L-xylulose reductase isoform X2, producing the protein MRILAVIFISNFEGGELAGLFHQPGFLWSLKASPVKSESQETSPLCASCWMRLETASCCVPWTTGSVRPRRRGKIALLSRPVGSPRPRTPPRPQSSRAMESYLSFRGRRALVTGAGKGIGRAVAVALSRAGARVTALSRTAADLESLTRECPGIETLCLDLADWEAVEAAVGAAGPFELLVNNAAVAELQPFLEVTRSALQRSLDVNFGAVLHVSQIVARQMIAQQVAGAIVNVSSQASKRALRDHAVYCSTKSALDMLSKVMAMELGPHKRWMMW